The following proteins come from a genomic window of Oncorhynchus masou masou isolate Uvic2021 chromosome 25, UVic_Omas_1.1, whole genome shotgun sequence:
- the LOC135513464 gene encoding cytosolic phospholipase A2-like, which yields MSSSSLLWCLLVVCVLTVVQIYAAEEPMVLKVFNLHATDLHSSLLGTPDAYVEVFRAYGFLGRTEVKNNNHDPSWKEEFSYLNARENNILRLEVYDSDIFFDDLLGTCERSIKIGTWQHQCFLKTGGILNYSYTLEPLQ from the exons atgtcctcctcctctctcctgtggtgcCTGCTGGTGGTGTGTGTTCTGACTGTGGTCCAGATCTATGCAGCAGAGGAACCTATGGTCCTCAAGGTGTTCAACCTCCATGCCACTGACCTGCACAGCAGCCTGCTAGGGACCCCTGATGCCTACGTCGAG GTGTTCAGAGCTTACGGCTTTCTCGGGAGGACAGAGGTGAAGAACAACAACCACGACCCCAGCTGGAAGGAGGAGTTCAGCTACCTCAACGCCCGTGAGAACAACATCTTGAGGTTGGAGGTGTACGACAGCGACATTTTCTTCGACGACCTGCTGGGGACCTGCGAGCGCTCCATCAAGATCGGAACTTGGCAACATCAATGTTTCCTGAAGACAGGCGGGATCCTGAactactcctacaccctagagcctctacagtag